Proteins from a genomic interval of Stenotrophomonas sp. 24(2023):
- the hisIE gene encoding bifunctional phosphoribosyl-AMP cyclohydrolase/phosphoribosyl-ATP diphosphatase HisIE, whose amino-acid sequence MSTEATAIQVLPGAEALQGLDWAKGDGLLPAVVQHADTLQVLMLGYVSAESLAATLASGHMTFFSRSKQRLWTKGEQSGHVLAVQAIRVDCDDDTLLVTARPAGPTCHTGADSCFPQAPKDFLGGLQHLVATRDAQRPAGSYTTTLFEGGIRRIAQKVGEEGVETALAAVAQDDAALLGEASDLLYHLLVLLQARGLSLDDARAVLEKRHR is encoded by the coding sequence ATGTCTACTGAAGCCACCGCCATCCAGGTCCTGCCGGGCGCCGAAGCACTGCAGGGCCTGGACTGGGCCAAGGGGGACGGGCTGCTGCCGGCCGTGGTCCAGCATGCCGACACCCTGCAGGTGCTGATGCTGGGGTACGTGAGTGCCGAATCGCTGGCGGCGACGCTGGCCAGCGGCCACATGACCTTCTTCAGCCGCAGCAAGCAGCGGCTGTGGACCAAGGGCGAGCAGTCCGGGCACGTGCTGGCCGTGCAGGCCATCCGTGTGGACTGCGATGACGACACCCTGCTGGTGACCGCGCGCCCGGCCGGGCCCACCTGCCATACCGGCGCGGACAGCTGCTTCCCGCAGGCGCCGAAGGATTTCCTCGGCGGCCTGCAGCACCTGGTGGCCACGCGCGATGCGCAGCGCCCGGCCGGCAGTTACACCACCACGTTGTTCGAGGGGGGAATCCGCCGCATCGCGCAGAAGGTGGGCGAGGAGGGCGTGGAGACCGCACTGGCCGCCGTGGCCCAGGACGACGCGGCGCTGCTGGGCGAAGCGTCGGACCTGCTGTATCACCTGCTGGTGCTGCTGCAGGCGCGCGGGCTGTCGCTGGATGATGCGCGGGCGGTGCTGGAAAAGCGCCATCGCTGA
- a CDS encoding calcineurin-like phosphoesterase family protein, protein MKLPAAWLCCLLLTTAPAWAAQTMVSGKVYLERDGKPGRGATDPGLAGVQVSNGQAIVKTAADGSYSLPVDDGQTVFVIKPDAYRFLLAIDGLPSFWRHYRPNGSPALKYGGIAATGESTRGWDFGLQPERRADSRKGLQMLVFTDSQTASLKDIGYYEQSIVGPLVGRTQARLGTTLGDIVSDDLSLYPAINKVTTRLGVPWFHVPGNHDLDFDAANDQQSLESWRNIYGPDTYAVEEGGASFVFLDDVVYDPNAKPKYVGGLRQDQFAFLETYLKGLHRDRLLVLGMHIPLFDAAPGKETFRRADRQRLFALLKDFRNVLVLSGHSHTQQHYYHGKADGWQGDRPLHEYNVGANCGAFWSGVKDAHGTPDSTMSDGTPKGYALLDIASNGTYRLQYRVAGAPASEQIGLHAPKVLRQGAYPAWGVYANVYMGEDASVVEYRIDGGAWQPMAQVRQPDPRLMVENVADDLATRLRGYDRSPEATASPHLWRGALPTGLAVGSHKVEVRATQPDGAVFTATTSYSLQPAQP, encoded by the coding sequence ATGAAACTGCCTGCCGCCTGGCTGTGCTGCCTGTTGTTGACCACCGCACCGGCCTGGGCAGCGCAGACCATGGTCAGCGGCAAGGTCTACCTGGAGCGTGACGGCAAGCCCGGGCGTGGCGCCACCGACCCCGGGCTGGCGGGGGTGCAGGTGTCCAATGGCCAGGCCATCGTCAAGACCGCCGCCGACGGCAGCTACTCGCTGCCCGTGGATGACGGGCAGACAGTGTTCGTCATCAAGCCCGATGCCTACCGTTTCCTGCTGGCCATCGATGGCCTGCCCAGCTTCTGGCGCCACTACCGCCCCAACGGTTCGCCGGCCCTGAAGTATGGCGGTATCGCCGCCACCGGCGAGTCCACCCGGGGCTGGGATTTCGGCCTGCAGCCCGAGCGCCGCGCGGACTCGCGCAAGGGCCTGCAGATGCTGGTGTTCACCGATTCGCAGACCGCCAGCCTGAAGGACATCGGCTACTACGAGCAGTCCATCGTCGGCCCGCTGGTGGGCCGCACGCAGGCACGGCTGGGCACCACCCTGGGCGACATCGTCAGCGATGACCTGTCGCTGTACCCGGCCATCAACAAGGTGACCACCCGCCTGGGCGTGCCGTGGTTCCATGTGCCGGGCAACCATGACCTGGATTTCGATGCGGCCAACGACCAGCAGTCGCTGGAAAGCTGGCGCAACATCTACGGCCCGGACACCTACGCGGTGGAAGAGGGCGGGGCCAGTTTCGTGTTCCTCGATGATGTGGTGTACGACCCGAACGCCAAGCCGAAGTACGTGGGTGGCCTGCGGCAGGACCAGTTCGCGTTCCTGGAAACCTACCTCAAGGGCCTGCACCGCGACCGCCTGCTGGTGCTGGGCATGCACATCCCGCTGTTCGATGCTGCGCCGGGCAAGGAAACCTTCCGCCGCGCCGACCGCCAGCGCCTGTTCGCCCTGCTCAAGGATTTCCGCAACGTGCTGGTGCTCAGCGGCCACAGCCATACCCAGCAGCACTACTACCATGGCAAGGCCGACGGTTGGCAGGGTGACCGGCCGCTGCACGAGTACAACGTGGGGGCCAACTGTGGCGCGTTCTGGTCGGGCGTGAAGGATGCGCACGGTACCCCGGACAGCACCATGAGTGACGGGACGCCGAAGGGTTATGCGCTGCTGGATATCGCCAGCAACGGCACCTACCGGCTGCAGTACCGCGTGGCCGGTGCGCCGGCCAGCGAACAGATCGGCCTGCATGCACCGAAGGTGCTGCGCCAGGGGGCCTACCCGGCCTGGGGCGTGTATGCCAACGTCTACATGGGCGAGGATGCCAGCGTGGTCGAGTACCGCATCGACGGCGGTGCCTGGCAGCCGATGGCCCAGGTGCGCCAGCCCGACCCGCGGTTGATGGTCGAGAACGTCGCCGATGACCTGGCCACGCGCCTGCGCGGCTACGACCGCTCGCCCGAAGCCACCGCCTCGCCGCACCTGTGGCGCGGTGCGTTGCCGACCGGGCTGGCGGTGGGCAGCCACAAGGTGGAGGTCCGTGCGACCCAGCCCGATGGTGCGGTGTTCACCGCCACCACCAGCTATAGTCTGCAGCCGGCCCAGCCCTGA
- a CDS encoding glucokinase, translating to MNLAAASPVSPSAAEAGGVRTLVVADVGGTFARLALADTVPGQTPRLGGYRTYACAEHPSLAAILADFVAGLERPVDEAVVAIAGLLDGDSLINSNLPWTVSVDATRQQSGLARLQLINDFEAVALAIPYLQADTLVPLNGDADPAPAFPALVLGAGTGLGAALRFADGERPVLASEVGHAALSAGTALELQVLARLLERWPHVDNERVLSGSGLMNLYPCLCALRGAVPQWTSTEALIAAARSGEDALAVETLQVFSAWLGSLAGDLVIAFGARSLYLAGGISTHVQDFLADGRFRERYLNKGVLSEVVRQVPVWRVEHGQLGVLGAAAWHAARSPAQH from the coding sequence GTGAACCTTGCAGCTGCGTCCCCGGTTTCCCCTTCCGCCGCCGAAGCCGGTGGCGTGCGCACGCTGGTGGTTGCCGACGTCGGGGGCACCTTCGCGCGGCTGGCCCTGGCCGATACGGTGCCGGGCCAGACCCCGCGGCTGGGCGGTTACCGCACCTATGCCTGTGCCGAGCACCCCAGCCTGGCGGCGATCCTGGCCGATTTCGTGGCGGGGCTGGAACGGCCGGTGGACGAGGCCGTGGTGGCCATTGCCGGGCTGCTCGACGGCGACAGCCTGATCAATTCCAACCTGCCGTGGACGGTGTCGGTGGACGCCACGCGCCAGCAGTCCGGACTGGCGCGGCTGCAGCTGATCAATGATTTCGAGGCGGTGGCGCTGGCCATTCCCTACCTGCAGGCCGACACCCTGGTGCCGCTCAATGGCGATGCCGATCCGGCACCGGCCTTCCCGGCCCTGGTGCTGGGGGCAGGCACCGGACTGGGGGCGGCGCTGCGCTTCGCCGATGGCGAACGCCCGGTGCTGGCCAGCGAAGTCGGCCACGCCGCGCTCAGTGCCGGCACCGCGCTGGAGCTGCAGGTACTGGCGCGGCTGCTGGAGCGCTGGCCGCATGTGGACAACGAGCGCGTGCTGTCCGGCAGCGGTCTGATGAACCTATACCCGTGCCTGTGCGCGTTGCGCGGCGCTGTACCGCAATGGACCAGCACCGAGGCGCTGATCGCCGCCGCGCGCAGTGGCGAGGACGCGCTGGCCGTGGAGACACTGCAGGTGTTCAGTGCCTGGCTGGGCAGCCTTGCCGGCGATCTGGTGATCGCCTTCGGCGCGCGTTCGCTGTACCTGGCCGGTGGCATTTCCACGCATGTGCAGGACTTCCTTGCCGATGGCCGTTTCCGCGAGCGCTACCTCAACAAAGGCGTGCTCAGCGAGGTGGTGCGGCAGGTGCCCGTGTGGCGGGTGGAACATGGCCAGCTGGGCGTGCTCGGGGCGGCGGCCTGGCATGCTGCACGCAGCCCGGCGCAGCACTGA
- a CDS encoding N(4)-(beta-N-acetylglucosaminyl)-L-asparaginase has protein sequence MVDRRQFLQAGALAAGVAALPGVRARTQGGAKVVSTWDFGVPANQAAWKVLSSGGSALDAVEVGARWAESELCNPTVGHCGNPDRDGVLSLDASIMDGDGRCGAVAALVDILHPVSVARKVMENSPHVLLVGEGAQQFAVQQGFERQHLLTPQAEAAWREWLKTEKYQPQINAERRGLPGNQDNHDTIGMLALDAKGRLAGACTTSGMAWKLHGRVGDSPIIGAGLYVDNEVGAATASGVGEEMIRNAASFLVVELMRQGRTPAQACREAIDRVVRKRPEASRTLQVCFLAMNKHGDVGAYALHRGFVYAVCDGQRQDALLDSPSIYTSTQT, from the coding sequence ATGGTGGATCGCAGGCAGTTCCTGCAGGCCGGCGCACTGGCCGCAGGCGTGGCGGCGTTGCCGGGCGTGCGCGCCCGCACGCAGGGTGGGGCGAAGGTCGTATCGACCTGGGATTTCGGCGTGCCGGCCAACCAGGCCGCCTGGAAGGTGCTGTCCAGCGGCGGCAGTGCACTGGACGCGGTGGAGGTGGGCGCACGCTGGGCTGAAAGCGAGCTGTGCAATCCCACGGTCGGCCACTGCGGCAATCCGGACCGCGATGGCGTGCTGAGCCTGGATGCCAGCATCATGGACGGCGATGGCCGCTGTGGTGCGGTAGCGGCGCTGGTGGACATCCTGCATCCGGTCTCGGTAGCGCGGAAAGTGATGGAAAACAGCCCGCATGTGCTGCTGGTGGGCGAGGGTGCCCAGCAGTTCGCGGTGCAGCAGGGCTTCGAACGCCAGCATCTGCTGACCCCGCAGGCCGAAGCGGCCTGGCGCGAGTGGCTCAAGACCGAGAAGTACCAGCCGCAGATCAACGCAGAGCGTCGTGGCCTGCCGGGCAACCAGGACAACCACGATACGATCGGCATGCTGGCGCTGGATGCCAAGGGCCGCCTGGCCGGTGCCTGCACCACCAGCGGCATGGCCTGGAAACTGCACGGGCGGGTGGGTGACAGCCCGATCATCGGCGCGGGCCTGTATGTGGACAACGAGGTGGGCGCGGCCACGGCCTCCGGCGTGGGCGAGGAGATGATCCGCAACGCGGCCTCGTTCCTGGTGGTGGAACTGATGCGGCAGGGGCGTACGCCGGCGCAGGCCTGCCGCGAAGCGATCGATCGGGTGGTGCGCAAGCGGCCCGAGGCCAGCCGTACGCTGCAGGTCTGCTTCCTGGCGATGAACAAGCATGGCGATGTGGGGGCCTATGCGCTGCATCGGGGGTTCGTGTACGCCGTCTGCGACGGGCAGCGCCAGGACGCGTTGCTGGATTCGCCCTCCATCTATACGAGCACGCAGACGTGA
- a CDS encoding copper homeostasis protein CutC has product MNTPRTLEIASNSVASALAAQAGGADRIELFDNLAEGGTTPSHASIAVARERLRIPLFVLVRPRPGDFHYDALEAELMLRDIAQCRALGCDGVVIGALDAHGGIDLPLCRELVQAAGPLQVTFHRAFDATRDLPTALEQVIGLGCQRVLSSGGRASAEAGSEVLAGLVKQSAGRIQVMAGAGLGPANVASVARRTGCQELHASAKAPRHSAMAFHNPALTGLDPHWSQSDTAVVARLRQALDAMA; this is encoded by the coding sequence GTGAACACGCCGCGCACGCTGGAGATCGCCAGCAATTCGGTGGCGTCGGCGCTCGCGGCGCAGGCCGGCGGGGCGGACCGCATCGAACTGTTCGACAACCTGGCCGAGGGCGGTACCACGCCCTCCCACGCCAGCATCGCCGTGGCCCGTGAGCGGCTGCGCATTCCGCTGTTCGTGCTGGTGCGCCCACGGCCGGGCGATTTTCATTACGACGCGCTGGAAGCGGAACTGATGCTGCGCGACATCGCCCAGTGCCGGGCACTGGGGTGCGATGGCGTGGTGATCGGTGCGCTGGATGCGCACGGTGGCATCGACCTGCCACTGTGCCGCGAACTGGTACAGGCAGCGGGCCCGCTGCAGGTGACTTTCCACCGCGCGTTCGACGCGACGCGTGACCTGCCGACGGCGCTGGAACAGGTGATCGGCCTGGGGTGCCAGCGGGTGCTCAGTTCCGGCGGCCGTGCCAGCGCGGAGGCGGGCAGCGAGGTGCTGGCCGGGCTGGTGAAGCAATCCGCCGGGCGTATCCAGGTGATGGCCGGGGCGGGGCTGGGGCCGGCCAACGTCGCCTCGGTGGCCCGCCGCACCGGTTGCCAGGAGCTGCATGCCTCGGCCAAGGCGCCGCGCCATTCGGCCATGGCCTTCCACAACCCTGCGCTGACCGGACTGGATCCCCACTGGAGCCAGTCCGATACCGCCGTGGTGGCCCGCCTGCGGCAGGCGTTGGATGCCATGGCATGA
- a CDS encoding TonB-dependent receptor, which produces MAHSSRPRRHLLSHSLLLALLPLAAHAQQAPADAPQNLDTVTVTGSRIKRSAVEGPAPVNIITAAQIQKEGFVTVYDMLTTLTEATGTVEAPSQWGSHTPNASGLNLRGMGPNRTLLLVNGRRVADYPLPYGGETNFSNYSNIPAAAVERVEVLTGGASAIYGSDAIAGVVNVILKTHYDGDQVRVRGGTSTEGGRDTWDLSWAGGKTGDRWSVTYALQYNKRDPLFGRDRPAMDDADDAPYASWNMEQRKVGFRPTTGLALIDSSTGRRLAPPAGTCEKFNGEYYTADRLVYNYGTNTVSNTGQLCGMTADYANWLLTGGSENVSGNLYGTFDFDNGLQAWSNLAVYHSKALWGTSPPSVYLVDDANGYFWDANRNAPLIGSRQFTPNEVGGLKNLRNTNQELSFDWSAGLRGRLADRFDWSATIGRSYYRVEERQNVVNKQKSYDFFLGPRLGTTADGEAIYALNEQRWWNPVTPEQYWQMGTVAKNRASSYVNQASADITGDLLQGWAGPISFAGVVEVAKQGYQLGPDPRAGIDFDLQNVDRGGGERTRYSAGLEFKIPLLESLTATAAARYDRYGSYKASDSANALDIGSQKETTWNAGLEWRPFETLLVRGSYATSFHAPDMHYLLGQPSSSEVQTTDRLHCIQSGAYKVNNCGVGNNDVWYTFDVNRRGTPLLRPETGDSWTVGFVWDVLPNASLTADYWVIKLEDMIVDVGSDEILSAEAGCKTGLNIDGTPWSNPGGSAYCDGILARVNRDANGRLVSIERGPFNLAQRTVKGIDVTARYRLDTNALGNFQFSLNYTNQLSTKEQRYAADPNPERRDRDLRSKIRGSVAWQLGRWNANVFADRVGSVPGVRYHWGTDRLDNPGGCLPFADGYVPSDSPSANCSEPLNLPNGAPNPNPNAGKSTERYFGRVGPFITWNVNVGYQVTEHAKVNLYVNNVFNSASWNHKDPYKLDYDFAPTRLLSAVGREFALEYVFDF; this is translated from the coding sequence ATGGCTCATTCGTCCCGCCCCCGGCGCCACCTGCTGTCCCATTCCCTGTTGCTGGCCCTGCTGCCGTTGGCTGCCCATGCCCAGCAAGCCCCTGCCGACGCCCCGCAGAACCTCGACACCGTCACCGTCACCGGTTCGCGCATCAAGCGCTCGGCCGTGGAAGGCCCGGCCCCGGTGAACATCATCACCGCCGCGCAGATCCAGAAAGAAGGCTTCGTCACCGTCTACGACATGTTGACCACGCTGACCGAAGCCACCGGCACGGTCGAGGCGCCGTCGCAGTGGGGCTCGCACACGCCCAACGCCAGCGGCCTGAACCTGCGCGGCATGGGCCCCAACCGCACCCTGCTGCTGGTCAACGGGCGCCGCGTGGCGGATTACCCGCTGCCGTACGGCGGTGAAACCAACTTCTCCAACTACAGCAACATCCCGGCCGCCGCCGTCGAGCGTGTCGAAGTGCTGACCGGTGGTGCCTCGGCCATCTACGGCTCGGACGCGATCGCCGGCGTGGTCAACGTCATCCTCAAGACCCACTACGACGGCGACCAGGTGCGCGTGCGCGGCGGCACCTCCACCGAAGGCGGCCGCGATACCTGGGACCTGTCCTGGGCCGGTGGCAAGACCGGCGACAGATGGAGCGTCACCTACGCCCTGCAGTACAACAAGCGTGACCCGCTGTTCGGCCGCGACCGTCCGGCGATGGACGATGCCGACGACGCGCCGTACGCGTCCTGGAACATGGAGCAGCGCAAGGTCGGCTTCCGTCCCACCACCGGCCTGGCGCTGATCGATTCCAGCACCGGCCGCCGCCTGGCGCCCCCGGCCGGCACCTGCGAGAAGTTCAACGGCGAGTACTACACCGCTGACCGCCTGGTCTACAACTACGGCACCAACACGGTCAGCAACACCGGCCAGCTGTGCGGCATGACCGCCGACTACGCCAACTGGCTGCTGACCGGCGGCTCGGAAAACGTGTCGGGCAACCTGTATGGCACCTTCGACTTCGACAATGGCCTGCAGGCCTGGAGCAACCTGGCCGTCTACCATTCCAAGGCGCTGTGGGGCACCAGCCCGCCGAGCGTGTACCTGGTGGACGATGCCAATGGCTACTTCTGGGACGCCAACCGCAATGCGCCGCTGATCGGCTCGCGCCAGTTCACGCCGAACGAAGTGGGGGGCCTGAAGAACCTGCGCAATACCAACCAGGAACTGTCCTTCGACTGGAGTGCCGGCCTGCGCGGCCGCCTGGCCGACCGCTTCGACTGGAGCGCCACCATCGGCCGCTCGTACTACCGCGTGGAAGAACGCCAGAACGTGGTCAACAAGCAGAAGTCGTACGACTTCTTCCTCGGCCCGCGCCTGGGCACCACCGCCGACGGCGAAGCCATCTATGCCCTCAACGAGCAGCGCTGGTGGAACCCGGTCACCCCCGAGCAGTACTGGCAGATGGGTACGGTCGCCAAGAACCGTGCCTCGTCCTACGTCAACCAGGCCTCGGCGGACATCACCGGTGACCTGCTGCAGGGCTGGGCCGGCCCGATCTCCTTCGCCGGTGTCGTGGAAGTGGCCAAGCAGGGCTATCAGCTGGGGCCGGACCCGCGTGCCGGCATCGATTTCGACCTGCAGAACGTGGACCGCGGCGGTGGCGAACGCACCCGCTATTCGGCCGGCCTGGAGTTCAAGATCCCGCTGCTGGAATCGCTGACCGCCACCGCCGCTGCGCGCTATGACCGCTACGGCAGCTACAAGGCCAGCGACAGCGCCAACGCGCTGGACATCGGCAGCCAGAAGGAAACCACCTGGAACGCGGGGCTGGAATGGCGCCCGTTCGAGACGCTGCTGGTGCGTGGCTCCTATGCCACCAGCTTCCATGCCCCGGACATGCACTACCTGCTGGGCCAGCCCAGTTCCTCGGAAGTGCAGACCACCGACCGCCTGCACTGCATCCAGAGCGGCGCCTACAAGGTCAACAACTGCGGCGTCGGCAACAACGACGTCTGGTACACCTTCGACGTGAACCGCCGTGGCACCCCGTTGCTGCGCCCGGAAACCGGTGATTCGTGGACGGTCGGCTTCGTCTGGGACGTGCTGCCCAATGCTTCGCTGACCGCCGATTACTGGGTGATCAAGCTGGAGGACATGATCGTCGACGTGGGGTCGGATGAAATCCTGTCCGCCGAAGCCGGCTGCAAGACCGGCCTGAACATCGACGGCACGCCGTGGAGCAATCCCGGTGGCAGCGCCTACTGTGATGGCATCCTGGCGCGGGTGAATCGTGATGCCAACGGCCGCCTGGTATCGATCGAGCGCGGCCCGTTCAACCTGGCCCAGCGCACGGTGAAGGGCATCGACGTGACCGCACGTTACCGGCTGGACACCAATGCCTTGGGCAACTTCCAGTTCTCGCTGAACTACACCAACCAGCTGTCGACCAAGGAACAGCGCTACGCCGCCGATCCGAACCCGGAACGCCGTGACCGCGACCTGCGCAGCAAGATCCGCGGCAGCGTGGCCTGGCAGCTGGGCCGCTGGAACGCGAACGTCTTCGCTGACCGCGTCGGTTCGGTGCCGGGCGTACGCTACCACTGGGGCACCGACCGCCTGGACAATCCCGGGGGCTGCCTGCCGTTCGCCGATGGTTACGTGCCCAGCGACAGCCCGTCGGCCAACTGCAGTGAGCCGCTGAACCTGCCCAACGGCGCACCGAACCCGAACCCGAACGCGGGCAAGTCCACCGAGCGCTATTTCGGTCGCGTCGGGCCGTTCATCACCTGGAACGTCAACGTGGGCTACCAGGTGACCGAGCACGCCAAGGTGAACCTGTACGTCAACAACGTGTTCAATTCGGCCAGCTGGAACCACAAGGACCCGTACAAGCTGGACTACGATTTCGCCCCGACCCGCCTGCTGAGCGCGGTTGGCCGCGAGTTCGCACTGGAATACGTGTTCGACTTCTGA